A section of the Lepus europaeus isolate LE1 chromosome 10, mLepTim1.pri, whole genome shotgun sequence genome encodes:
- the AHCY gene encoding adenosylhomocysteinase, translated as MSDKLPYKVADIGLAAWGRKALDIAENEMPGLMRMREMYSASKPLKGARIAGCLHMTVETAVLIETLVALGAEVQWSSCNIFSTQDHAAAAIAKAGIPVYAWKGETDEEYLWCIEQTLYFKDGPLNMILDDGGDLTNLIHTKYPQLLSGIRGISEETTTGVHNLYKMMANGVLKVPAINVNDSVTKSKFDNLYGCRESLIDGIKRATDVMIAGKVAVVAGYGDVGKGCAQALRGFGARVIITEIDPINALQAAMEGYEVTTMDEACKEGNIFVTTTGCVDIILGRHFEQMKDDAIVCNIGHFDVEIDVKWLNENAVEKVNIKPQVDRYWLKNGRRIILLAEGRLVNLGCAMGHPSFVMSNSFTNQVLAQIELWTHPDKYAVGVHFLPKKLDEAVAEAHLSKLNVKLTKLTEKQAQYLGMSRDGPFKPDHYRY; from the exons ATGTCTGACAAACTGCCCTACAAAGTCG CGGACATTGGCCTGGCTGCGTGGGGACGCAAGGCCCTGGACATCGCCGAGAACGAGATGCCGGGCCTGATGCGCATGCGGGAGATGTACTCGGCCTCCAAGCCACTGAAGGGCGCCCGCATCGCCGGCTGCCTGCACATGACCGTGGAGACTGCCGTCCTCATTGAGACCCTTGTTGCCCTGGGCGCCGAG GTGCAGTGGTCCAGCTGCAACATCTTTTCCACCCAGGACCACGCAGCGGCTGCCATTGCCAAGGCCGGCATTCCAG TGTATGCCTGGAAGGGCGAAACAGACGAGGAGTACCTGTGGTGCATCGAGCAGACGCTCTACTTTAAGGACGGGCCCCTCAACATGATCCTGGACGATGGCGGTGACCTCACCAACCTCATCCACACCAAGTACCCACAGCTCCTGTCAG GCATCAGGGGCATCTCTGAGGAGACCACGACCGGGGTTCACAACCTCTACAAGATGATGGCCAATGGGGTCCTGAAGGTGCCTGCAATCAATGTCAATGACTCGGTCACCAAG AGCAAATTTGACAACCTCTATGGCTGCCGGGAGTCCCTCATTGATGGCATCAAGCGGGCTACGGATGTGATGATCGCAGGCAAGGTGGCGGTGGTCGCAGGCTATGGCGACGTGGGCAAGGGCTGTGCCCAGGCCCTCAGGGGCTTTGGGGCCCGTGTCATCATCACCGAGATCGACCCCATCAACGCACTGCAGGCTGCCATGGAGG GCTACGAGGTGACCACCATGGATGAAGCCTGCAAGGAGGGCAACATCTTTGTCACTACCACCGGCTGTGTGGACATCATCCTTGGGCG GCACTTTGAGCAGATGAAGGATGATGCCATCGTGTGTAACATAGGACACTTCGATGTGGAGATTGACGTCAAGTGGCTCAACGAGAACGCAGTGGAGAAGGTGAACATCAAGCCCCAG GTGGACCGCTATTGGCTGAAGAATGGGCGCCGCATCATCCTGCTTGCCGAGGGCCGGCTGGTCAACCTGGGTTGTGCCATGGGCCACCCCAGCTTCGTGATGAGCAACTCCTTCACAAACCAGGTGCTGGCACAGATTGAGCTGTGGACCCACCCTGACAAGTATGCTGTTGGTGTTCACTTCCTGCCCAAGAAG CTGGACGAGGCAGTGGCTGAAGCCCACCTGAGCAAGCTGAATGTGAAGCTGACCAAGCTGACTGAGAAGCAGGCGCAGTACCTGGGCATGTCCCGTGATGGCCCTTTCAAGCCTGATCACTACCGCTACTGA